The DNA segment CCTGGATGCCGAAGAAGGTCACTGTCCTGATCGGATGGCGGTATTGGTCGCGCGTTTTGTTCGCTTCGAGGGGACGGACTTCAAGTCCGTCCCCGTACTACGCCACGATGCGAATAAAATAAATCTGTCCCCGATAAGACAAAAGTATATCGCCGAATGGGACTATTTGTGTCCCACCGCCAGCAGGAATTCGTGCGGGATGACCAGGCATGTGAACGGTCTGGAAGTCGGCGCGAAGCGGGCGATCCGTCGCGGACGCTGGCCTGCTCGGCGACGGGCATGGCGTTGAACTGCTGCCTGAGGATCTCGGAGGCCTCCATGGCACTCCAGTAGGCCTCGAAGGATTCATACTGGTAATCAAAGCGGTGCGGCGTGACGCTGAACTGCGCGGAAGCTGGCGGATTTCAGCATCCCGTCGAGCACGTCTGGCCGGCCCAGCGAGGTGACCTTTTCGAGCGGCGGCTGGTGCTTTTCGGGCACGCGGCCCCTTGAACGCCCGCGCCGCCCAGCCTGCGGTGGTCATGGATTTCCGCGTGCCCACACGGCGAAGGCGAACGCGCCACCCGGTTTCAGCACGCGGTGGATCTCGCGGCAACCCTTGAGCGGATCCTCGAACAGCATCACGCCGAAGCGGCACAGCGCCTTGTCGAAACTGGCGTCGGCGAAGTCGAGGTGCTCGGCCGGCATGGTCCGGAAACTGACGTTCGTCAGGGGCGCTCCGTCGCGACCTTCTTCTGCGCGACCCGCACCATGCCCTCGGCGGCGTCGATGCCGGGTGATGACGGCGTGGGGCTGGCGCCGCGCCAGCGTTCAGCGCCGGCTCGTCTGCGCTGGAGGCGAGGTCGGAGCACCTTGTCACCTGGCGCGACCGCCAGCGCCCGCAGCAACACTTCCCCACCGGGGCCATCTGCGGCAGAAAGACGTCGAACTTCTCCGCGATCTTGTCCCAGTCGGGCTGGTTGCCTTTATTGCTCATGGATATCCCTCTCGTGCCGGTTCAAAGGGCTCATGGATAACGCATTGCTTCTCGCGATCGGGGCGACTGTCGGGATCGGGGCGGGCCGTCGTGCTTGTG comes from the Gammaproteobacteria bacterium genome and includes:
- a CDS encoding class I SAM-dependent methyltransferase, which encodes MARRQPHAVITRHRRRRGHGAGRAEEGRDGAPLTNVSFRTMPAEHLDFADASFDKALCRFGVMLFEDPLKGCREIHRVLKPGGAFAFAVWARGNP